A genomic window from Herpetosiphonaceae bacterium includes:
- a CDS encoding uracil-DNA glycosylase, with the protein MDETRDYETIAAALEEIADEVRRCTACELHKGRTRAVPGEGPVNAEIMFIGEAPGRNEDLQGRPFVGQAGKLLEELLAEIGLTRDDVWIGNVVKCRPPGNRDPQPEEIAACAGYLERQIALLQPKLIATLGRYSMEKFFPGAKITRVHGQARRDGSRVLIPLFHPAYVLRNMAAMPDAVRDMRKIPRLLERLEQVLAEEAASNAPSSAPDLPPAEPEQLSLF; encoded by the coding sequence ATGGACGAGACACGCGATTACGAGACAATTGCTGCGGCCTTGGAGGAGATCGCGGACGAGGTGCGCCGTTGCACCGCGTGCGAGCTACACAAAGGCCGTACCCGCGCCGTGCCGGGCGAAGGCCCCGTCAACGCCGAGATCATGTTTATCGGCGAGGCTCCCGGTCGCAACGAAGACCTGCAAGGCCGCCCGTTTGTCGGTCAGGCCGGAAAGCTGCTGGAAGAGCTGCTGGCCGAGATTGGCCTGACCCGCGATGATGTCTGGATCGGCAACGTGGTGAAGTGCCGCCCGCCCGGCAATCGCGATCCGCAGCCGGAGGAGATCGCGGCGTGCGCGGGCTACCTTGAGCGTCAGATCGCGCTGTTGCAGCCAAAGCTGATCGCGACGCTGGGCCGCTACTCGATGGAAAAGTTCTTCCCCGGCGCGAAGATTACCAGAGTGCACGGGCAGGCGCGACGCGACGGCAGCCGCGTGCTGATTCCGCTCTTTCACCCGGCGTATGTCCTGCGTAACATGGCGGCGATGCCCGACGCGGTACGCGATATGCGCAAGATCCCCCGGCTGCTGGAACGGTTGGAGCAGGTGCTCGCCGAGGAAGCCGCGTCGAATGCTCCATCATCTGCACCTGATCTACCACCTGCGGAGCCTGAGCAACTATCGCTGTTTTAG
- a CDS encoding STAS domain-containing protein encodes MLAMIGIVPTLVVSTIMATVVWMRYRQQRAGRCFIAAAVVQILLALAGALRREAANPQVIVVAATVSWMLLALLALSLLLFFAALYTPEWWQRPRLIGWIALPYILVMAFIAMNNLLGTGLLIGGVERSENGLQIVSGPLSLAMGLISTIGWIPHMALLIRTFIYQPRERHAILVLIGLLIFSTITGFTMRANPFLAPFISIVNQVVLISSLAYLLFQRKIFETTEVVMDQALANMVEGIAVITPDATVGFTNRAIEQHLGLHQGRSIDVIGAQGFDAAAICAILKADRTEAILETDTHSIAITTSPIIYNRGQIEGHLLLTRDVTQSRANERALRQRQDELLQTVEELQKAQASQQSLAATVRSLSLPIIPVAVGVIVMPLIGALDQQRAWDFEQRFLEGIQQHQAYTAVLDLTGVPPIDQDAASVVMRAVGGAKLLGAQTILVGIRPEIAQSIVALGMSKNGFATALTLQDALDTLLHRRARPANGTVRAG; translated from the coding sequence ATGCTCGCGATGATCGGCATCGTTCCCACACTTGTGGTTAGCACGATCATGGCGACGGTGGTCTGGATGCGTTATCGTCAGCAGCGAGCGGGGCGATGCTTCATTGCAGCAGCGGTGGTACAAATCCTCCTGGCACTCGCGGGCGCTCTCCGGCGCGAAGCGGCCAACCCGCAGGTTATCGTCGTAGCCGCGACCGTCTCTTGGATGCTGCTGGCGCTGCTGGCCTTGAGCTTGCTGCTCTTTTTCGCCGCGCTCTACACGCCGGAATGGTGGCAGCGGCCTCGGCTCATCGGCTGGATCGCGCTGCCGTACATCCTCGTCATGGCGTTCATCGCGATGAATAACCTGCTGGGCACGGGCTTGTTGATCGGCGGGGTGGAACGCAGTGAAAACGGCCTTCAGATCGTTTCAGGGCCGCTTAGCCTCGCGATGGGTCTGATCTCGACAATCGGCTGGATTCCGCATATGGCGCTCCTGATTCGCACGTTCATCTATCAGCCCAGAGAGCGCCACGCGATCCTGGTGCTGATCGGCCTGCTGATCTTCTCCACGATCACCGGGTTTACCATGCGGGCGAATCCGTTTCTTGCGCCGTTCATCAGCATTGTGAATCAGGTCGTGCTGATTAGCTCTCTGGCCTACCTCCTGTTCCAGCGCAAGATCTTCGAGACGACCGAGGTCGTGATGGATCAGGCGCTGGCGAACATGGTCGAGGGTATCGCCGTGATTACGCCGGACGCGACCGTCGGCTTCACCAATCGGGCGATCGAGCAGCACCTTGGCCTACACCAAGGGCGCAGCATTGATGTGATCGGCGCGCAGGGCTTCGATGCCGCCGCGATCTGCGCGATCCTGAAGGCCGATCGCACCGAGGCCATTCTGGAGACAGACACCCATTCGATTGCGATTACAACCAGCCCGATCATCTACAACCGAGGCCAGATCGAAGGTCACTTGCTGCTGACGCGCGATGTCACCCAATCGCGCGCCAATGAGCGAGCGCTCCGGCAGCGCCAGGACGAGCTGCTGCAAACCGTCGAGGAGCTGCAAAAGGCGCAGGCATCTCAGCAATCGCTGGCCGCGACCGTCCGCTCTCTCTCGCTGCCGATCATTCCCGTCGCCGTCGGCGTGATCGTCATGCCGCTGATCGGCGCGCTCGACCAGCAGCGGGCCTGGGATTTTGAGCAGCGCTTTTTAGAGGGCATTCAACAGCACCAGGCTTATACGGCGGTGCTCGACCTCACAGGCGTTCCGCCGATCGACCAGGACGCCGCCAGCGTCGTGATGCGCGCGGTCGGAGGCGCGAAGCTCCTCGGCGCACAGACAATCCTGGTCGGCATCCGGCCAGAGATCGCACAATCGATCGTCGCGCTGGGCATGAGCAAAAACGGCTTTGCTACCGCGCTGACGCTTCAGGATGCGCTGGACACACTGCTGCATCGGCGGGCCAGGCCAGCAAACGGAACCGTTCGCGCAGGATAG
- a CDS encoding DNA translocase FtsK — MARKRTQPKKASSRATKNATMQRKSPRSRSSTASRKAAPRYRPWFSPQQQREMFAFALMGLGLLLLVLLGSAEPGVVGQGVVGFIQAAFGNSGVILPILFMVVGALILWQERFVDAPITGGNILGVVLLAFVLLSAVEWNSTRTIFEDGLDAPTSIGGAIDLGLMMGFGLAGAGVLLALLFVLGVMLTFNVTLRQIFGKLRAGAQGLWLLLWGEHVEVLNPDRDLEPEPVPFAEELKTKRAPRPPLNGGQKNPETARHAPAQLSDEEMQRQMIFTPIAARPTQASLFNRPENQAAKAEPVSPQRVALANAETQRIDVSQITNTAMPASTAPVKAPAASEPSKDKDKAAVEPEIAEIDASTPRQIWPMPSVTILDHFSESEVDDNEKRAKARIIEETLASFKIEAQVVGMNPGPAVTQYQLQPAVGVKVSRITGLEKDLALALAAPSIRIEAPIPGTSYIGIEIPNMAISLVSMKEVLDTDEFSMHKASLKLALGKDVSGTPVITDLTRAPHLLIAGSTGSGKSIAVNSIVCTLLMQCTPEELKFIMVDPKMVELIVYNNIPHLLAPVVTELERVVSLLKWAVREMERRYKLLAQKGFRNIDSYNKVAKKGGAGLEPLPYIVIIIDELADLMMMAPDEVETLVCRLAQMARAIGIHLILATQRPSVDVVTGLIKANFPTRMAFAVTSQIDSRVILDQSGAEQLLGRGDMLYLASDAPKPIRVQGTYVSDREIESLTRFWRAAQKPADETGAAPGGKKPLPLKPVAREGDQAEPASQELVPGVSPLPESHTGQLNPAEQDELLPKAIQLVRQHERASASLLQRRLRIGYSKAAQLIDLLEQHGVVGPAEGGRSREVLHDDTDDSPL, encoded by the coding sequence ATGGCCCGAAAGCGAACACAGCCCAAAAAGGCGTCATCGCGCGCCACGAAAAACGCCACGATGCAGCGGAAATCGCCGCGCAGCCGGAGCAGCACGGCCTCGCGTAAAGCTGCGCCCAGGTACAGGCCGTGGTTCTCGCCGCAGCAGCAGCGCGAGATGTTCGCGTTTGCGCTGATGGGCCTGGGCCTTCTGCTGCTGGTGCTGCTGGGCAGCGCGGAGCCGGGCGTCGTCGGCCAGGGCGTCGTCGGCTTTATCCAGGCGGCGTTCGGCAACAGCGGCGTGATCCTGCCGATCCTGTTCATGGTGGTCGGCGCGCTGATCCTGTGGCAGGAGCGCTTCGTCGACGCGCCGATCACCGGCGGCAACATCCTGGGCGTGGTGCTGCTGGCCTTCGTGCTGCTGTCGGCGGTCGAGTGGAACAGCACGCGCACGATCTTCGAGGACGGCCTGGACGCGCCCACGTCGATCGGCGGCGCGATCGACCTGGGGCTGATGATGGGCTTTGGCTTGGCGGGCGCGGGCGTGCTGCTGGCGCTGCTCTTCGTGCTGGGCGTGATGCTGACCTTCAACGTCACGCTGCGGCAGATCTTCGGCAAGCTCCGCGCGGGCGCTCAAGGGCTGTGGCTGCTGCTGTGGGGCGAGCATGTCGAGGTGCTGAATCCCGACCGCGATCTGGAGCCGGAGCCGGTGCCCTTTGCCGAGGAACTGAAGACCAAGCGCGCGCCGCGTCCGCCGCTCAACGGCGGGCAGAAGAATCCAGAGACGGCTCGGCATGCTCCGGCGCAGCTCAGCGATGAAGAGATGCAGCGCCAGATGATCTTCACGCCGATCGCCGCCCGTCCGACGCAGGCCAGCCTTTTCAATCGTCCGGAGAACCAGGCGGCTAAAGCCGAGCCGGTCAGCCCGCAGCGGGTAGCGCTGGCAAACGCCGAGACGCAGCGGATCGACGTGTCGCAGATTACCAATACCGCAATGCCTGCGTCGACCGCGCCGGTCAAGGCACCAGCGGCTTCTGAGCCGTCCAAGGACAAGGATAAGGCTGCGGTGGAGCCGGAGATCGCCGAGATCGACGCCAGCACGCCGCGCCAGATCTGGCCGATGCCCAGCGTGACGATCCTCGACCACTTCAGCGAGAGCGAGGTCGACGACAACGAGAAGCGTGCCAAGGCGCGGATCATCGAGGAGACGCTGGCGTCGTTCAAGATCGAGGCGCAGGTGGTGGGGATGAATCCCGGCCCTGCCGTGACGCAGTACCAGCTCCAGCCAGCGGTCGGCGTTAAGGTCAGCCGCATCACGGGCCTGGAGAAAGATCTCGCGCTGGCGCTGGCCGCGCCGTCGATCCGCATCGAAGCGCCGATCCCCGGCACGTCCTACATCGGCATCGAGATTCCGAACATGGCGATCTCGCTCGTCTCGATGAAAGAGGTGCTCGACACCGACGAGTTCAGCATGCACAAGGCTAGCCTGAAGCTGGCGCTGGGCAAGGATGTGTCGGGCACGCCGGTGATTACCGATCTGACCAGAGCGCCGCATCTGCTGATCGCCGGATCGACCGGATCGGGCAAGTCGATCGCGGTCAACTCGATCGTGTGTACGCTGCTGATGCAGTGTACGCCCGAAGAGCTGAAGTTTATCATGGTCGATCCCAAGATGGTCGAGCTGATCGTCTATAACAACATTCCGCATCTGCTCGCGCCGGTGGTGACGGAGCTTGAGCGCGTGGTCAGCCTGCTCAAGTGGGCGGTGCGCGAGATGGAGCGGCGCTACAAGCTGCTGGCGCAAAAAGGCTTCCGCAATATCGACTCGTACAACAAGGTGGCGAAGAAGGGCGGCGCTGGCCTGGAGCCGCTGCCCTACATCGTGATCATCATCGACGAGCTGGCCGACCTGATGATGATGGCTCCCGACGAGGTCGAGACGCTGGTCTGCCGTCTGGCACAGATGGCTCGCGCGATCGGTATTCATCTGATCCTGGCGACGCAGCGCCCGTCGGTCGATGTGGTCACGGGCCTGATCAAGGCGAACTTCCCGACACGCATGGCGTTCGCGGTGACATCGCAGATCGACTCGCGGGTGATCCTCGATCAGTCGGGCGCGGAGCAACTGCTCGGTCGCGGCGATATGCTCTACCTGGCGTCGGACGCACCCAAGCCGATCCGCGTGCAGGGCACGTACGTCTCGGATCGTGAGATCGAGTCGCTGACGCGCTTCTGGCGGGCCGCGCAGAAGCCTGCCGACGAGACGGGCGCTGCTCCTGGCGGCAAGAAGCCGCTGCCGCTCAAGCCGGTAGCCCGTGAGGGCGATCAGGCCGAGCCAGCGAGCCAGGAGCTGGTGCCGGGCGTCTCGCCGCTGCCCGAATCGCATACCGGACAGTTGAATCCTGCTGAGCAGGACGAGCTGCTGCCGAAGGCGATCCAGCTTGTGCGCCAGCATGAGCGCGCGTCGGCCTCGCTGCTGCAACGGCGGCTGCGGATCGGCTACTCCAAGGCGGCGCAGTTGATCGATCTGCTGGAGCAGCATGGCGTGGTCGGTCCCGCCGAGGGCGGGCGCTCGCGTGAGGTGCTCCACGACGACACAGACGATAGTCCGCTGTAG
- a CDS encoding ribonuclease J produces MPKNRLRVISLGGAGEVGRNCWVLEYGDDAIVLDMGVMFPESEMLGVDLIIPNVTYVQERNVTIHGVFISHGHEDHIGALPYLLPLIGMPPVYGTTLTLGLIQPKLKEHKLLDKVERRTIEASGKYTVGPFTIEPFHIAHSIPDAVAFGISTPAGLVIYLTDWKFDHTPVDNWPTDVTKMAELGRRNPLLLLTDCVRAESSGVTPSERVIGEAFDSIFAIAQGRIIVATFASNISRVQQVIDTADAYGRKVAPAGRSMENNVRIAQELGYLKVPDGLMIRPTQMSEYRDDELVVVCTGSQGEPMAALARMANRDYPHLKIKEGDTVVVSATPIPGNETSVHKVIDNLYRLGAEVVYGSDSRIHVSGHAAQEELKMALALLRPQFVVPFHGDYRHMAIYRKLALSMGYTSERVLLPETGAIMEFSQDYGEITGKAQGGLIYVDGTTIGGDVTNAVLRDRQMLAKDGILMIVVSVDSVTGKVIAGPDVVSRGFTHVRQSTDLIDSTKERVRTALNGFADHDGLSGTSSTDLNYLQRKIKDTASEYLYQQTRRRPMILPVVMEV; encoded by the coding sequence ATGCCAAAGAATCGATTACGTGTTATCTCGCTCGGCGGTGCGGGCGAAGTCGGGCGCAACTGCTGGGTGCTGGAGTACGGCGACGACGCGATCGTGCTCGACATGGGCGTGATGTTTCCCGAAAGCGAAATGCTGGGGGTCGACCTGATCATCCCCAATGTCACGTATGTGCAAGAGCGCAACGTCACGATCCACGGCGTGTTTATCTCGCACGGCCACGAAGATCATATCGGCGCGCTGCCCTACCTGCTGCCGCTGATCGGGATGCCGCCGGTGTACGGCACGACGCTCACGCTGGGGCTGATCCAGCCCAAGCTCAAGGAGCACAAGCTGCTCGATAAGGTCGAGCGGCGCACGATCGAGGCGAGCGGCAAGTACACCGTCGGCCCGTTCACGATCGAGCCGTTTCACATCGCGCACTCGATCCCCGACGCGGTCGCATTTGGGATTAGCACGCCAGCGGGTCTGGTCATCTATCTCACGGACTGGAAGTTCGATCACACGCCCGTCGATAACTGGCCGACCGATGTCACCAAGATGGCGGAGCTGGGACGGCGCAATCCGCTGCTGCTGCTGACCGACTGTGTGCGCGCCGAGTCGTCGGGCGTGACGCCCAGCGAGCGGGTGATCGGCGAGGCATTCGACAGCATCTTTGCTATCGCCCAGGGCCGGATCATCGTCGCAACCTTTGCGTCGAATATCTCGCGGGTGCAGCAGGTGATCGACACCGCCGATGCGTATGGCCGCAAGGTCGCGCCCGCCGGTCGGTCGATGGAGAACAACGTGCGGATCGCGCAGGAGCTCGGCTATCTGAAAGTGCCCGATGGCCTGATGATTCGGCCTACTCAGATGTCGGAGTACCGCGACGACGAGCTGGTTGTGGTCTGTACCGGCAGCCAGGGCGAGCCGATGGCGGCGCTGGCGCGCATGGCAAACCGCGACTATCCGCATCTCAAGATCAAAGAGGGCGATACCGTCGTCGTCTCGGCCACGCCGATCCCCGGCAACGAAACGTCGGTCCACAAGGTGATCGACAACCTGTACCGCCTGGGCGCGGAGGTGGTCTACGGCTCCGACTCACGCATCCATGTGTCGGGGCACGCCGCGCAGGAAGAGCTGAAGATGGCGCTGGCGCTGCTGCGGCCTCAGTTCGTCGTGCCATTCCACGGCGATTATCGTCACATGGCGATCTACCGGAAGCTGGCGCTGAGCATGGGCTACACCTCCGAGCGCGTCTTGCTGCCAGAAACCGGCGCGATCATGGAGTTTAGCCAGGATTACGGCGAGATCACCGGCAAGGCGCAGGGCGGCCTGATCTACGTCGACGGCACGACGATCGGCGGGGATGTCACCAACGCGGTGCTCCGCGACCGGCAGATGCTGGCGAAGGACGGCATTCTGATGATCGTCGTCAGCGTAGACAGCGTTACCGGCAAAGTCATCGCCGGGCCGGATGTGGTCAGTCGCGGCTTTACGCATGTCCGCCAGTCGACCGATCTGATCGACAGCACCAAGGAGCGCGTGCGCACGGCGCTGAATGGCTTTGCCGACCATGACGGGCTCAGCGGCACGAGCAGCACCGATTTGAACTATCTCCAGCGCAAGATCAAAGATACGGCCAGCGAGTACCTGTACCAGCAAACGCGCCGTCGTCCGATGATCTTGCCGGTGGTGATGGAGGTTTAA
- a CDS encoding ABC transporter ATP-binding protein yields the protein MFHGPAGNWWSLVRFDEERDRPTISRQLLQRVGSYAAPYRWSIIWMLVGILLTSLLDSLQPQLLKILVDRALPQGDRPGDLGLLTWLGLGMVALPLVSGLIGVWQRRISSLVGEGIIYDLRRALFDHMQQMGLRFFTHTKSGELVSRLNNDVVGAQRAVTTTLVGIITNVVLVVITLLYMIAINWQLTVLSIVILPLFILPSQRIGRVLGRLTREQMEYNGKMNAQMGETLNVSGALLVKLFGRRYDEVARFSQHAGDVRDVGVRQAVIGRWFFWGIGLASALGAALVYWVGGYFAIRGALTTGELVAFALYLTRLYGPLSALVNARVEFATSLVSFERVFEVLDLPIEIKEQPNAVHLEDVEGAVEFQGVAFSYFELPESAATALSSRDKPVGSIEPDGTIKPIMSRHWALEDVSFRVAPGQMVALVGPSGSGKTTITYLLPRLYDVTRGRILLDGHDLRDLTLDTLAQHIGMVTQETYLFHDTIAANLRYAKPDATDAELEAAARAANIHHLIAQLAEGYQTIVGERGYRMSGGEKQRLAIARVILKNPRILVLDEATSSLDSESERAIQDALVEVMKGRTTLVIAHRLSTILAADRILVLEYGKLVEQGTHAELLAQSGLYARLYQTQFREQPPQPPAEAEVPELTTS from the coding sequence ATGTTTCATGGTCCTGCGGGAAACTGGTGGTCGCTGGTGCGCTTCGACGAGGAGCGCGACCGGCCCACGATCAGCCGGCAACTGCTGCAACGGGTAGGGAGCTACGCCGCGCCCTACCGCTGGTCGATCATCTGGATGCTGGTTGGCATCTTGCTGACCTCGCTGCTCGACTCGCTTCAGCCGCAACTGCTCAAGATCCTGGTCGACCGCGCGCTGCCGCAGGGTGATCGGCCCGGCGACCTGGGGCTGCTGACCTGGCTCGGCCTGGGCATGGTTGCGCTGCCGCTGGTCAGCGGTCTGATCGGCGTGTGGCAGCGGCGCATCAGCTCGCTGGTGGGCGAGGGCATTATCTACGATCTGCGGCGCGCGCTCTTCGATCATATGCAGCAGATGGGCCTGCGCTTCTTTACGCATACCAAATCGGGCGAGCTGGTTTCGCGGCTCAACAACGATGTGGTCGGGGCGCAGCGCGCGGTGACGACGACGCTGGTCGGCATCATCACGAATGTCGTGCTGGTGGTGATCACGCTGCTGTACATGATCGCGATCAACTGGCAGCTGACGGTGCTCTCAATCGTGATCTTGCCGCTGTTTATTTTGCCGTCACAGCGGATCGGGCGGGTGCTGGGACGGCTGACGCGCGAGCAGATGGAGTACAACGGCAAGATGAACGCGCAGATGGGCGAGACGCTCAACGTGAGCGGCGCGCTGCTGGTCAAGCTCTTTGGCCGCCGCTACGATGAGGTGGCGCGCTTCAGCCAGCACGCGGGCGATGTGCGCGATGTCGGCGTGCGGCAGGCGGTGATCGGGCGCTGGTTCTTCTGGGGCATCGGCCTGGCGAGCGCGCTGGGCGCGGCGCTGGTCTACTGGGTCGGCGGCTACTTCGCGATTCGCGGCGCGCTGACCACGGGCGAGCTTGTGGCGTTTGCGCTGTATCTGACGCGGCTGTACGGCCCCTTGTCGGCGCTGGTCAACGCGCGCGTCGAGTTTGCGACCTCGCTGGTCAGCTTCGAGCGCGTCTTCGAGGTGCTGGACCTGCCGATCGAGATCAAAGAGCAGCCCAACGCGGTCCATCTTGAGGATGTCGAGGGCGCGGTCGAGTTTCAGGGCGTGGCGTTCTCCTACTTCGAGCTGCCCGAATCCGCCGCGACGGCGCTCTCGTCGCGCGATAAGCCGGTGGGCAGCATCGAGCCGGATGGCACGATCAAGCCGATCATGAGCCGTCACTGGGCGCTGGAGGACGTATCGTTCCGGGTCGCGCCGGGGCAGATGGTGGCGCTGGTCGGGCCGAGCGGATCGGGCAAGACGACGATCACCTATCTGCTGCCGCGACTCTACGACGTAACGCGCGGGCGGATTCTGCTCGACGGCCACGATCTACGCGATCTGACGCTCGATACACTGGCGCAGCATATCGGTATGGTGACGCAAGAAACCTATCTCTTCCACGACACGATCGCGGCCAATCTGCGCTATGCCAAGCCCGACGCGACCGATGCCGAGCTGGAGGCGGCGGCACGCGCGGCCAATATCCACCATCTGATCGCGCAGCTAGCGGAGGGCTACCAGACGATCGTCGGCGAGCGCGGCTACCGCATGTCGGGCGGCGAGAAGCAGCGGCTGGCGATTGCGCGGGTGATCCTGAAAAATCCGCGCATCCTGGTGCTCGACGAAGCAACCTCGTCGCTGGATAGCGAGTCCGAGCGCGCGATTCAGGACGCGCTGGTCGAGGTGATGAAAGGCCGCACCACGCTGGTGATCGCGCACCGGCTGTCGACGATTCTTGCCGCCGATCGCATCCTGGTGCTGGAGTACGGCAAGCTGGTCGAGCAGGGCACCCACGCCGAGCTCCTGGCGCAGAGCGGATTGTACGCGCGGCTGTACCAGACGCAGTTCCGCGAGCAGCCGCCGCAGCCGCCAGCCGAAGCCGAGGTACCGGAGCTGACGACGAGCTAG
- the pgsA gene encoding CDP-diacylglycerol--glycerol-3-phosphate 3-phosphatidyltransferase, with product MQVPLNPANLLSFARLVATVPLVVLILLATHWSLFAAALLFVIMAITDTVDGRLARRYGWVSNIGIFLDLTADKVYTAATLISMVAVGILAPWIAIVIIVREFVVTGLRSFAAAEGMVIPADKWGKHKMLLTIIAIVWMLVAASAGFPERPIDSLLPLFEPSGVYQALEIFLRIGYWLMVGAVLLTIYSGYEYMRKAAPLFRT from the coding sequence GTGCAAGTGCCATTAAATCCCGCCAATCTGCTGAGCTTCGCACGGCTGGTCGCGACGGTGCCGCTGGTCGTGCTGATCCTGCTGGCGACACATTGGAGTCTCTTTGCCGCTGCGCTGCTGTTCGTAATTATGGCTATCACCGATACGGTCGATGGGCGGCTGGCGCGGCGCTATGGCTGGGTCAGCAACATCGGCATCTTTCTGGACCTGACGGCGGACAAAGTCTATACCGCCGCCACGCTGATCTCGATGGTCGCGGTCGGAATTTTAGCGCCGTGGATCGCGATCGTGATCATTGTGCGCGAGTTTGTGGTGACAGGGCTGCGCTCGTTCGCCGCCGCCGAGGGCATGGTCATTCCTGCCGATAAGTGGGGCAAGCATAAGATGCTGCTGACGATCATCGCGATCGTCTGGATGCTGGTTGCCGCCAGCGCCGGGTTTCCTGAGCGGCCAATCGACAGCCTGCTGCCGCTGTTCGAGCCGAGCGGAGTCTACCAGGCGCTGGAGATCTTTCTCAGGATCGGCTACTGGCTGATGGTCGGCGCGGTGCTGCTGACGATCTATTCGGGCTACGAGTATATGCGCAAAGCCGCGCCGCTCTTCCGCACTTGA
- a CDS encoding glucose-1-phosphate adenylyltransferase family protein yields the protein MNVLTLILAGGRERRLSILAAQRAKPALPFAGKYRIIDFALSNCVNSGLRRVAVLPDYRPQPLIDHLGLGGPWDLDRRRPNGLFIWQPFRDEFAEDVYRGTAGALYQNRRRLAESNSDVTLVLAGDQVYTMDYRPLLQRHAERGADLTIGVVNVRPEETYRFGMVTTDEQNRVVAFHEKPLQSTSTLGSMGVYVFSTARLLRRLEEDARDPASSHEIGLNLIPRMVQQDAVYAESFTGYWQDVGSLPVYWRSQLDLLEEQPALDIADPRWVIHTRSEERPPVKLLPGSKVQRSLISNGCVIHGQVINSVLSPGVYVEPGAIVRDAIVMSGTVIGADAVVDRCIIDENTRIGAGAQVGTGDDVRPNVTDPDHITEGLTVIGPRVDLPAGTVVGRHCRIDPEVTAADLPGTEIPSGTTVMRALTMGA from the coding sequence ATGAACGTACTAACCCTAATCCTGGCGGGCGGTCGTGAGCGTCGGTTGAGCATCCTGGCGGCGCAGCGAGCCAAACCGGCGCTGCCGTTCGCCGGGAAGTACCGCATCATTGATTTCGCTCTGTCGAACTGCGTCAACTCCGGGCTGCGTCGCGTCGCCGTGCTGCCCGACTATCGCCCGCAGCCGCTGATCGACCACCTGGGCCTGGGCGGTCCGTGGGATCTCGATCGGCGGCGGCCCAACGGCCTCTTCATCTGGCAGCCGTTCCGCGACGAGTTCGCCGAGGATGTGTACCGGGGCACGGCGGGCGCGCTCTACCAGAACCGGCGCAGGCTGGCCGAGAGCAACAGCGACGTGACGCTCGTGCTGGCGGGCGATCAGGTCTATACGATGGATTATCGTCCGCTGCTGCAACGACACGCCGAGCGCGGCGCGGACCTGACGATCGGCGTGGTCAACGTGCGGCCCGAAGAAACGTATCGCTTCGGCATGGTGACGACCGACGAGCAGAATCGGGTGGTGGCGTTCCACGAGAAGCCGCTCCAGAGCACCAGCACGCTCGGCTCGATGGGCGTGTACGTCTTCAGCACCGCCAGGCTGCTGCGCCGCCTGGAAGAAGACGCGCGCGATCCCGCATCGTCGCACGAGATCGGCCTGAACCTGATCCCGCGCATGGTGCAGCAAGACGCGGTCTACGCCGAGTCCTTCACCGGCTACTGGCAGGATGTCGGCAGCCTGCCGGTCTACTGGCGTTCGCAGCTCGACCTGCTGGAAGAGCAGCCCGCGCTGGACATCGCCGATCCGCGCTGGGTCATTCATACCCGCAGCGAGGAGCGCCCGCCGGTCAAGCTGCTGCCCGGCTCGAAGGTCCAGCGCAGCCTGATCTCGAACGGCTGCGTGATCCACGGGCAGGTGATCAACAGCGTGCTCTCGCCGGGCGTGTACGTCGAGCCGGGCGCGATCGTCCGCGACGCGATCGTCATGTCGGGCACGGTGATCGGCGCGGATGCGGTCGTCGATCGCTGCATCATCGACGAAAATACGCGGATCGGCGCGGGCGCGCAGGTCGGCACGGGCGATGATGTGCGGCCCAACGTCACCGATCCCGATCACATCACCGAGGGGCTGACCGTGATCGGCCCGCGCGTCGATCTGCCCGCCGGGACGGTCGTCGGGCGTCACTGCCGCATCGATCCCGAAGTGACGGCGGCGGACCTGCCGGGCACGGAGATTCCCAGCGGCACCACGGTTATGCGCGCGCTGACGATGGGGGCGTAG